From a single Caldalkalibacillus uzonensis genomic region:
- a CDS encoding ArsR/SmtB family transcription factor, which yields MELLEVFKALSNETRLQILQWLKNPEVHFPKSQNTNIREDGVCVSDIQKKVGMSQSTVSHYLSMLQNAGLIKAKRIGQWTYYKRDEENIKKIIELLSNDL from the coding sequence ATGGAACTGTTGGAAGTGTTTAAGGCCTTGTCCAATGAAACGAGATTGCAGATCTTACAGTGGTTAAAAAATCCTGAAGTTCACTTTCCAAAATCGCAAAACACAAATATACGCGAAGACGGGGTTTGCGTGAGCGACATCCAAAAAAAAGTTGGAATGTCACAATCTACAGTGTCCCATTACCTGTCCATGCTTCAAAATGCCGGATTGATAAAAGCCAAACGAATCGGGCAATGGACTTATTATAAACGGGATGAGGAGAACATCAAAAAAATAATCGAATTGTTATCGAATGATTTATAA